The proteins below are encoded in one region of Oncorhynchus masou masou isolate Uvic2021 chromosome 15, UVic_Omas_1.1, whole genome shotgun sequence:
- the ccdc77 gene encoding coiled-coil domain-containing protein 77, which produces MMESPPTKDRQTDHTPGVEDSPLPPITERLAYLRPSRELLEFYRGKIAQFDGEHDDLMQMLEKYRGTTEDQHKLQWEVRQREGEISELQKALSDMQVYLFQEREQALRLYAENDRLKIRELEDRKKIQHLLALVGPDTGEITYFHRDPPHKVSIAQKELEPRILDHRKMAKSRTGSAKEGSRTSRSEGVVNGGSPEQYRRDNQTLLLQVEALQAQMEEQTRLSKEQVESLLEDRRIHVEEGQVQHQRDQDRITVLTDKLDRTQNLLYESTRDFLQLKFETRAHEKGWMVEKDRLLRELDSTQDRLRKASDGHGREQPGPGSRGHGSSMALLLTQPQPDTQHVHREELRTMQEELKQAHRLAEMYREQCVTLETDLAQIREEGDMGREIFKDRSDKMAKRLQMTTQRYEALEKRRAMEVEGFKTDIKHLRQKLKDVEKQLFKVTLNVGPNQDLAILHEVRQTNARTKKVQGELKTLKAKIYGLENDLRYS; this is translated from the exons ATGATGGAGTCACCTCCAACAAAAGACAG GCAGACAGACCACACCCCTGGGGTGGAGGACTCTCCCCTGCCCCCCATCACTGAGCGCCTGGCCTACCTGCGCCCCTCCAGAGAGCTGCTGGAGTTCTACAGGGGGAAGATCGCCCAGTTTGATGGAGAACACGATGACCTGATGCAGATGCTGGAGAAGTACAGAGGCACCACAGAGGACCAG CACAAGCTGCAGTGGGAGGTGCGACAGCGTGAAGGGGAGATATCTGAGCTGCAGAAGGCTTTGAGTGACATGCAGGTGTACCTCTTCCAGGAGAGGGAACAGGCGCTGCGTCTGTACGCAGAGAATGACAGACTCAAGATCAG AGAGCTGGAGGACAGGAAGAAAATCCAGCACCTGTTAGCCCTGGTGGGGCCAGACACTGGGGAGATCACCTACTTCCACCGTGACCCTCCACACAAG GTTAGCATAGCCCAGAAGGAACTAGAGCCCAGAATTCTGGATCATCGGAAGATGGCAAAGTCAAGAACTGGATCTGCAAAAG AGGGAAGCCGGACATCCAGATCAGAGGGAGTGGTGAATGGAGGAAGCCCAGAGCAGTACAGAAGAGACAACCAGACCTTACTACTACAG GTAGAGGCGCTGCAGGCTCAGATGGAGGAGCAGACTCGTTTGTCCAAAGAGCAGGTGGAGTCTCTGCTGGAGGACAGGAGGATCCACGTGGAGGAGGGACAGGTCCAGCACCAGAGAGACCAGGACCGCATCACCGTACTCACTGACAA GCTGGACCGGACCCAGAACCTGCTGTACGAGAGCACCAGGGACTTCCTACAGCTGAAGTTTGAGACGCGGGCCCACGAGAAGGGCTGGATGGTGGAGAAGGACCGGCTGCTGCGAGAGCTGGACTCAACCCAGGACCGTCTGAGGAAAGCCAGTGATGGTCATGGGAGGGAACAGCCGGGACCAGGATCCAGAGGACACGGCAGCAGCATGGCCCTGCTTCTAACCCAGCcccagcctgacacacagcacgTCCACAGGGAAGAGCTCAGG ACAATGCAGGAAGAGCTGAAGCAGGCCCACCGCCTAGCTGAGATGTACAGGGAGCAGTGTGTTACCCTGGAGACAGACCTGGCTCAgatcagagaggagggggacatggGCAGGGAGATATTCAAG GATCGGTCGGACAAGATGGCGAAGCGTCTTCAGATGACGACCCAGCGGTACGAGGCCCTGGAGAAGAGGAGGGCCATGGAGGTGGAGGGCTTCAAGACCGACATCAAACACCTCCGACAGAAACTCAAAGATGTGGAGAAACAGCTTTTCAAG gtcACCCTGAACGTGGGCCCAAATCAGGACCTGGCCATCCTACACGAAGTGCGTCAGACCAACGCTCGGACCAAGAAGGTCCAGGGGGAGCTGAAGACCCTGAAGGCCAAGATCTACGGCCTGGAGAACGACCTCCGATACAGCTGA
- the hdhd5 gene encoding haloacid dehalogenase-like hydrolase domain-containing 5: MAELLQRCNVLKFGWRLLKSSHAGAGKQLYISSQSSSNGHNLFGLLFDIDGVLVRGRTPIPAAKHIFRSLVDRKGKYKVPVVFVTNAGNSMRQTKAEQLSHLLEVEVSPDQVMLSHSPLRMFSQYHNMCVLVSGQGPVLEVAHNLGFQNVVTIDMLRDAYPLQDMVDHNRRPKDMVPPSKELPPIEAIILFGEPVRWETNLQLIMDVLLTNGKPGNALTTLQYPHIPVLACNMDLMWVAEAKNPRFGHGMFLVCLESLYKKVTGCELKYEALIGKPSVVTYNYAELLIRQQAESLGWTEPVERLYAIGDNPMADIYGANLYNRYLQSCHRTRALMQLGGGEPQSQPLEDPHEMTCAEMGGVTGAYGGEEPLPVGCSSILVCTGVYSRDQQELPPDPRHTVTEHRIFHGHRDFRFDPNLTQPSFMVQDVKEAVELVFQQEGWPLE, translated from the exons ATGGCAGAGTTACTGCAAAGATGTAACGTTTTGAAATTTGGTTGGCGACTCCTGAAGTCAAGTCACGCAGGAGCAGGCAAACAACTGTATATCTCATCCCAGAGTTCCAGCAAT GGCCACAACTTGTTCGGGCTTCTCTTCGACATCGATGGGGTGCTAGTGCGGGGCCGCACACCCATCCCTGCAGCCAAACATATCTTTAGGAGCTTGGTGGACAGGAAGGGGAAGTACAAAGTGCCTGTGGTGTTTGTGACCAATGCAGGGAACTCTATGAGGCAGACCAAAGCTGAACAATTGTCACACCTGCTGGAAGTGGAG GTGTCTCCAGACCAGGTgatgctgtcccacagtcctttGCGTATGTTCAGTCAGTATCACAACATGTGTGTGCTGGTGTCAGGACAGGGCCCAGTGCTGGAGGTGGCTCACAA TCTGGGATTTCAGAATGTTGTGACCATAGACATGCTGAGGGATGCCTATCCGCTTCAGGACATGGTGGATCACAACAGAAGACCCAAAGACATG GTTCCACCAAGTAAAGAGTTACCCCCGATAGAAG CCATCATTCTGTTTGGTGAGCCAGTCAGATGGGAGACCAACCTCCAGCTAATAATGGACGTGCTCTTAACCAATGGGAAGCCTGGGAATGCCCTGACAACACTGCAGTACCCACACATTCCAGTGCTGGCCTGTAACATGGACCTGATGTGGGTGGCTGAAGCCAAGAACCCCAG GTTTGGTCACGGTATGTTTCTGGTGTGTCTGGAGAGTCTGTATAAGAAGGTGACTGGCTGTGAGCTGAAGTATGAAGCTCTGATTGGAAAGCCCAGTGTGGTGACCTATAACTATGCTGAGCTACTCATCAGACAGCAGGCTGAGAGTCTGGGCTGGACTGAACCTGTGGAGAGACTCTACGCCATTGG tgacaacCCCATGGCAGACATCTACGGTGCCAACCTCTACAACCGCTACCTACAGTCCTGCCACCGCACCCGAGCCCTGATGCAGCTCGGAGGGGGGGAGCCTCAGAGCCAACCCCTGGAGGACCCCCACGAAATGACCTGTGCTGAGATGGGAGGAGTTACAGGAGCGTACGGGGGCGAGGAGCCCCTCCCTGTGGGGTGCAGCTCCATCCTGGTGTGTACGGGGGTGTACAGCCGGGACCAGCAGGAACTGCCCCCTGACCCCAGGCATACTGTTACAGAGCATCGGATCTTCCACGGTCACAGGGACTTCCGCTTTGACCCCAACCTGACCCAGCCATCCTTCATGGTGCAGGATGTGAAGGAGGCTGTGGAGCTGGTGTTCCAGCAGGAGGGATGGCCTCTGGAGTAG